The following coding sequences lie in one Rhizobium rhododendri genomic window:
- a CDS encoding YitT family protein, translating into MSKLKSALGVWNTSATRHSLVEDIQGVLTGSIVSSLGLFILSAAGLLTGSTAGIAFLLHYATGVNFGLAFFVVNLPFFYLSLKQLGRAFTIKTFIAIALTSLLTNLQPRLFEIAHIHPLWSAILGGVLLGFGLLALYRHRASLGGVGILGIYLQERFGIRAGLVQLVVDMGVLAVAFAVTTPYIVLCSVAGAVVLNLFVAINHRSDRYIAL; encoded by the coding sequence ATGTCGAAACTCAAAAGTGCTTTGGGCGTCTGGAACACCAGCGCTACCCGTCATTCGCTGGTCGAGGATATTCAGGGCGTGCTGACTGGCAGCATCGTCTCCTCGCTCGGGCTCTTCATCCTTTCGGCTGCGGGGCTATTGACCGGAAGCACGGCCGGTATCGCCTTCCTGCTGCACTACGCCACCGGCGTGAATTTCGGACTGGCCTTCTTCGTCGTCAATCTGCCGTTCTTCTATCTTTCCTTGAAGCAACTGGGCCGCGCCTTCACCATCAAGACCTTCATCGCCATCGCGCTGACCTCGCTCCTCACCAATCTGCAGCCACGCCTGTTCGAGATCGCCCATATCCATCCGCTCTGGTCGGCGATCCTCGGTGGCGTGCTCCTCGGTTTCGGCCTGCTGGCGCTCTATAGACACCGCGCCAGCCTCGGCGGGGTCGGCATCCTCGGTATCTATCTTCAGGAGCGTTTCGGTATCCGCGCCGGGCTGGTTCAACTCGTCGTCGACATGGGCGTTCTCGCCGTCGCCTTTGCCGTTACCACGCCCTACATCGTACTTTGCTCGGTGGCGGGGGCTGTCGTCCTCAATCTTTTCGTCGCCATCAACCATCGCTCCGACCGCTACATCGCCCTTTAA
- a CDS encoding DUF952 domain-containing protein, with amino-acid sequence MAVIYKIVPELAWQEAREEGIFHGASIDLADGYIHFSTAAQAKETAARYFAGQTDLLLVAVDSEVLGDALKFEPSRGGDLFPHLYGLLSTTSVLWATPLPLDKDGAHQFPEMLP; translated from the coding sequence ATGGCCGTGATTTACAAGATCGTACCGGAACTCGCCTGGCAGGAAGCCCGGGAAGAGGGCATCTTCCACGGTGCGTCGATCGACCTTGCCGACGGCTACATCCATTTTTCGACCGCAGCCCAGGCGAAGGAAACGGCGGCACGCTATTTCGCTGGCCAGACGGACCTGCTGCTGGTTGCCGTCGATAGCGAGGTCCTCGGGGATGCTCTCAAATTCGAGCCGTCACGCGGTGGAGATCTGTTTCCCCATCTCTACGGACTTCTGTCGACAACCTCCGTCCTCTGGGCCACGCCGCTGCCTTTGGACAAGGATGGCGCCCATCAGTTTCCGGAGATGCTGCCATGA
- a CDS encoding RrF2 family transcriptional regulator has product MKLGDGVEQALHCVAMLAGLSEGGVLSAAALAEFHGVSTSYLLKHLQALSNAGIVSTLPGPKGGYRLARAKSEITLLDVVLAVEGPAPAFRCNEIRQRGPNPVSSRFFAQPCNISSAMLRAERVYRAELAKTTIADLIVELTDIDDGSIAARGCAFLAIHERKTSR; this is encoded by the coding sequence ATGAAACTGGGTGACGGGGTCGAGCAGGCACTCCATTGTGTGGCGATGCTGGCTGGACTTTCAGAGGGCGGCGTTTTGTCCGCGGCCGCGCTTGCCGAGTTTCATGGCGTGTCGACCAGCTATCTGTTGAAGCATCTACAGGCGCTTTCGAACGCCGGCATCGTCAGCACGCTGCCGGGTCCGAAGGGTGGTTACCGGCTGGCGAGAGCAAAGTCCGAGATTACCCTGCTCGATGTCGTTCTGGCAGTCGAAGGCCCGGCGCCGGCCTTTCGCTGCAACGAAATACGCCAGCGCGGACCGAACCCGGTGTCGTCGCGCTTCTTCGCGCAGCCGTGCAATATCTCTTCGGCGATGTTGCGGGCAGAGCGCGTCTACCGGGCAGAGCTGGCCAAGACCACGATTGCCGACCTTATCGTGGAACTGACAGACATCGACGACGGAAGCATTGCGGCCCGAGGCTGTGCTTTTCTCGCGATCCATGAACGCAAGACGAGCCGCTGA
- a CDS encoding glycosyltransferase family 2 protein, which produces MRFGEYPPQAASTAAVALSDIVGEILPADAALPVFFGRLQAEAVALERIGIGRPYVATAAAAALLNGTRIEQELLAGTLVREDAYYGAIARALRVPFTETIPGGSVIDIAGLDSQLLRPTTLRVNHPLRPPLTLIAPQIDRLEEVAVLLRRYPDLKHSLIVTTPGAIRAAVWQAGADRRVRKTVGDLFESQPGFSARVVFHGYQGFYAGVGLSLLAVGLVSDPNTQTILHVLLSFSYLTTLMLRGRAVVQRRRRRPRLAVDPCGPCPVYTVMIAVYGEAEIVPQLVATLKRLDWPVSRLDIKFVCEADDRETIAALRAQTLGPQFEIVEVPPMHPRTKPKALTYALNGARGAYVAVYDAEDRPHPQQLREAYAKFRSAPADVACLQAPLVIGNGGENWISAMFALEYSALFRALLPMLARYRMPLPLGGTSNHFRTDILRSSGAWDPFNVTEDADLGMRLYRLGYRSDVIDRQTIEDAPTGIAIWSRQRTRWFKGWLQTWLVLMRDPRGLQRQMGFKAFAIFQLLIGGMLLSSLGHPLIMLFLLRSLTAMLHVPTEAISSFDMTMFVIDFSNIFGSYAIFLLLGTAAMIAPEKKRIRWRWMTVPFYWMLVSIAAWRAVIELRTNPFHWHKTPHRPSTPAL; this is translated from the coding sequence ATGCGCTTCGGGGAATATCCACCACAAGCGGCAAGCACGGCGGCTGTGGCGCTATCAGACATCGTTGGTGAAATACTGCCGGCAGATGCGGCACTTCCCGTATTCTTCGGTCGATTGCAGGCAGAGGCCGTGGCACTGGAACGGATCGGCATAGGCCGGCCCTATGTCGCGACGGCAGCCGCAGCGGCGCTTCTCAACGGAACGCGTATCGAACAGGAGCTGTTGGCGGGAACGCTCGTCCGGGAGGATGCCTACTACGGCGCCATAGCCCGGGCTCTTCGAGTGCCGTTTACCGAAACAATCCCCGGTGGCAGCGTCATTGATATCGCCGGCCTCGACAGCCAGCTGTTGCGACCGACCACGCTGCGGGTCAATCATCCGCTTCGCCCACCGCTCACCCTGATCGCGCCGCAGATCGATCGGCTGGAGGAGGTGGCCGTCCTGCTGAGACGCTACCCGGACCTGAAGCACAGTCTGATAGTCACGACGCCGGGCGCCATTCGCGCCGCCGTATGGCAGGCGGGTGCGGATCGTCGCGTCCGCAAGACAGTCGGCGACCTGTTTGAAAGCCAGCCGGGGTTCAGCGCTCGCGTTGTCTTCCATGGCTATCAGGGGTTTTATGCCGGCGTCGGGCTAAGCCTGCTGGCGGTCGGGCTGGTTTCGGATCCGAACACCCAGACTATTCTGCATGTGCTGCTGTCCTTTTCCTATCTCACCACTCTGATGCTGCGGGGTCGCGCCGTCGTCCAGCGTCGGCGGCGGCGGCCAAGGCTAGCTGTCGATCCCTGTGGCCCGTGTCCCGTCTATACGGTGATGATCGCGGTCTATGGCGAGGCCGAAATCGTGCCGCAACTGGTGGCGACGCTGAAGCGGTTGGACTGGCCCGTCTCCAGGCTGGATATCAAATTCGTCTGCGAGGCGGACGATCGCGAAACGATTGCGGCCCTGCGCGCCCAGACGCTGGGACCGCAATTCGAGATCGTCGAGGTGCCGCCGATGCATCCGCGCACGAAGCCGAAAGCGCTGACCTACGCACTCAACGGTGCGCGGGGCGCCTATGTTGCCGTCTACGACGCAGAGGACCGCCCACATCCCCAGCAATTGCGGGAAGCGTATGCCAAGTTTCGGAGTGCGCCGGCCGATGTAGCCTGCCTGCAGGCGCCGCTGGTGATCGGCAATGGCGGCGAGAACTGGATCAGCGCCATGTTCGCGCTGGAATATTCGGCGCTGTTCCGGGCGCTTTTGCCGATGCTGGCAAGGTATCGCATGCCGCTGCCGCTCGGGGGCACGTCCAATCATTTCCGCACCGATATCCTCCGGTCATCCGGCGCCTGGGATCCATTCAACGTCACGGAAGATGCCGATCTCGGCATGCGGCTCTATCGCCTCGGTTATCGCTCCGATGTCATCGATCGTCAGACCATCGAGGATGCACCGACCGGCATAGCCATCTGGTCCCGGCAGCGCACGCGCTGGTTCAAGGGCTGGCTGCAAACCTGGCTGGTGCTGATGCGAGACCCGCGGGGCCTGCAGCGCCAGATGGGCTTCAAAGCATTCGCCATATTCCAGCTGCTGATCGGCGGAATGTTGCTCTCGTCGCTCGGTCATCCGCTGATCATGCTGTTTCTGCTGCGGTCGCTGACGGCGATGCTGCATGTTCCAACGGAAGCAATTTCATCGTTCGATATGACGATGTTCGTCATCGATTTTTCCAACATCTTCGGGAGCTACGCCATCTTCCTGTTGCTCGGTACTGCGGCGATGATCGCGCCTGAAAAAAAGCGTATCCGCTGGCGATGGATGACGGTGCCGTTCTACTGGATGCTGGTCTCGATCGCCGCCTGGCGTGCGGTGATCGAGCTCCGGACCAACCCGTTCCATTGGCACAAGACTCCGCACCGGCCATCGACACCCGCTCTGTGA
- a CDS encoding quinone-dependent dihydroorotate dehydrogenase, whose protein sequence is MIDLFKAVARRGLFLIDPETAHGLSITALKSGLVPACQLPADPRLRQTVAGLDFVNPLGMAAGFDKNAEVPEALLKLGFGFTEIGTVTPKPQPGNPKPRVFRLVEDEAVINRLGFNNEGHDAAYARLATIRNAGIIGVNIGANKDSVDRTADYVAGIRRFYSLAGYFTVNISSPNTPGLRDLQARESLSTLLSAVLAARDAEAARANRKIPVFLKIAPDLTEEGMDDIADEALAHGLEGLIVSNTTLARNGLKDRSQAGEAGGLSGKPLFEPSTAVLARMRKRVGPSMAIIGVGGVSSAETALEKIRAGADLVQLYSSMVYGGPGLAGSILTGLSKLLDREQVTSIRELRDSRLDYWASWKV, encoded by the coding sequence ATGATCGATCTCTTCAAGGCCGTCGCCCGTCGCGGCTTGTTCCTTATCGATCCCGAAACGGCCCATGGCCTGTCGATTACCGCTTTGAAGTCCGGACTTGTGCCGGCCTGCCAACTGCCCGCCGATCCGCGCCTGCGGCAGACGGTTGCTGGCCTCGACTTCGTCAATCCTCTCGGCATGGCCGCCGGCTTCGACAAGAATGCCGAGGTGCCCGAGGCGCTGCTGAAGCTCGGCTTCGGCTTCACCGAGATCGGGACGGTCACCCCGAAGCCGCAGCCAGGCAATCCAAAGCCGCGCGTCTTCCGCCTGGTCGAGGATGAGGCGGTGATCAACCGCCTCGGTTTCAACAATGAGGGTCATGATGCCGCCTATGCCCGGCTGGCAACCATCCGCAATGCCGGCATCATCGGCGTCAACATCGGCGCCAACAAGGACAGCGTCGATCGAACAGCCGATTACGTCGCCGGCATCCGTCGGTTCTATTCATTAGCCGGCTATTTCACGGTGAACATCTCTTCGCCCAACACTCCCGGCCTGCGCGATCTGCAGGCCCGTGAAAGCCTTTCAACCCTGCTTTCCGCTGTCCTTGCCGCACGCGATGCCGAAGCAGCCAGGGCCAACAGGAAGATCCCGGTGTTCCTGAAGATCGCCCCCGATCTGACGGAAGAGGGTATGGACGACATCGCCGACGAAGCCCTGGCGCATGGGCTGGAGGGACTGATCGTTTCCAACACGACGCTCGCGCGCAACGGGCTGAAGGACCGGAGCCAGGCTGGCGAGGCGGGCGGTTTGTCCGGCAAGCCGCTGTTCGAACCATCGACGGCGGTGCTCGCCCGCATGCGCAAGCGGGTCGGTCCATCGATGGCCATCATCGGTGTCGGCGGCGTCTCCTCGGCGGAGACTGCGCTGGAAAAAATCCGCGCCGGCGCCGATCTGGTGCAGCTTTATTCCAGCATGGTCTATGGAGGCCCTGGTCTCGCCGGCAGCATCCTTACCGGCCTGTCGAAGCTGCTGGATCGCGAACAGGTGACATCGATCCGCGAACTCCGCGACAGCCGCCTTGACTACTGGGCCAGTTGGAAGGTCTGA
- a CDS encoding methyltransferase domain-containing protein produces the protein MLPSQLSSGDVTADRRADYAKMLDENGEPGSAAELMEQALERAPEWAAGWFNLGIYREKAGNFAGATTAFERVVPLDRGDLFGAPLMLASLGAGAMPDHPSSLYVERLFDDYAERFDHALIKKLAYSVPRKLAALIAETEGLPQHFRLAVDLGCGTGLLGPEIRNGIDRLEGFDLSGNMLAKAAEKHVYDLLGIADLSLPAAGSGLFGTDLSDHRADLITASDVFIYLGALENLFALLGRLSAPKAVFAFSVEDAGEGTGFRLGRSLRYAHTRHYVQEICGQHGFAIRAESRTFLRLDAGQPVSGLLFVAQMVA, from the coding sequence ATGCTGCCGAGCCAGCTTTCTTCCGGAGATGTCACGGCCGACCGGCGCGCCGACTACGCAAAAATGCTTGACGAGAACGGCGAGCCCGGGAGCGCGGCCGAGTTGATGGAGCAGGCGCTGGAGCGTGCCCCGGAATGGGCCGCCGGCTGGTTCAACCTCGGCATATACCGAGAGAAGGCCGGCAATTTCGCAGGCGCCACCACCGCCTTCGAACGGGTCGTGCCGCTCGACCGGGGCGACCTTTTTGGCGCGCCTCTCATGCTGGCCTCGCTCGGTGCCGGCGCGATGCCCGATCACCCCTCGAGCCTCTATGTCGAGCGGCTCTTCGACGACTACGCAGAGCGTTTCGACCATGCGCTGATCAAGAAGCTCGCCTACAGCGTTCCCCGCAAGCTCGCTGCACTGATCGCCGAGACGGAGGGCCTGCCGCAGCACTTTCGCCTTGCCGTCGATCTCGGTTGCGGCACCGGCCTGCTAGGCCCGGAAATCCGCAATGGGATCGATCGCCTCGAGGGTTTCGATCTCTCGGGCAACATGCTGGCCAAGGCTGCGGAAAAGCATGTCTATGACCTGCTTGGCATCGCCGACCTCTCCTTGCCCGCGGCCGGCTCAGGGCTATTCGGCACTGACCTTTCCGACCATCGCGCCGATCTGATCACCGCGTCCGACGTGTTCATCTATCTCGGCGCCCTCGAAAATCTGTTTGCCTTGCTGGGTCGTCTTTCGGCGCCCAAAGCGGTGTTTGCGTTTTCCGTCGAGGATGCCGGGGAGGGCACGGGCTTCCGCCTCGGCCGCTCGCTGCGCTATGCCCATACCAGACACTATGTGCAGGAGATCTGCGGACAACACGGATTTGCGATTCGTGCGGAGAGCCGCACCTTCCTTCGCCTGGACGCCGGGCAACCTGTCTCAGGCCTGCTGTTTGTTGCGCAAATGGTCGCCTGA
- a CDS encoding carboxymuconolactone decarboxylase family protein codes for MQPRLNYFEASPSSYKAVSALEVHVQNSGLEKRLIHLIKLRASMINGCAFCVDMHVKEARHDGLGEQWINLLSVWRESPVYDPRERALLGWTDAVTNIAQTGIPDDAYDNLRQHFSDEEMVKITVAIGAINVWNRLAVGFRGQHPIDKVAAAA; via the coding sequence ATGCAACCACGCCTCAATTATTTTGAAGCCTCCCCGTCGTCCTATAAGGCCGTGTCGGCCCTGGAAGTGCATGTGCAGAACTCGGGCCTGGAAAAGCGTCTCATCCACCTGATCAAGCTGCGAGCCTCGATGATCAACGGCTGCGCCTTCTGTGTGGACATGCACGTGAAGGAAGCGCGACATGACGGCCTCGGCGAACAATGGATCAACCTCTTGAGCGTCTGGCGTGAATCGCCGGTCTATGATCCGCGTGAACGGGCGCTGCTCGGCTGGACGGATGCGGTGACCAACATTGCCCAGACCGGCATTCCGGACGACGCCTATGACAATCTTCGCCAGCACTTTTCCGATGAGGAAATGGTCAAGATCACCGTGGCCATCGGCGCGATCAACGTCTGGAACCGTCTCGCCGTCGGATTTCGTGGCCAGCACCCGATCGACAAGGTCGCTGCGGCTGCTTGA
- a CDS encoding MATE family efflux transporter: protein MDHTVNGKRGPAFTVTHRLVLSIALPMTLAFMTTPLLGLTDTAVVGQLGQPDALAGLAIGAVLFDLIFASFNFLRASTTGLTAQAYGRGDLTEQQAIFWRALVSALVCGAVLLLLSPLLLLAGLKLMGPEGGVAVATRSYFSIRMLSGPAALANYAILGFVLGRGQGSIGLFLQTLINGINIVLALVLGLWLGWGVAGVAWGTMIGETIGAVAGLMIVLRGFVGVPRPSRSDILSREKLGQLFGLNRDILIRTFVLLGAFTLMTRIGGHFGAVTLAANAVLMNFVLISAFYLDGLANAAEQITGRAIGAGDRTAFDRGLKLTILWSFGLAGLAAIVFLVFGASIIGVLTTSPDVRAMALKYLPYAAISGLTGALAYLMDGVFIGATWSGEMRNRMLLSFLCYLAALAVLVPSFGNAGLWLSLNGFLLFRGFFLATRLKPKADQTFQLAQ from the coding sequence ATGGATCACACCGTGAACGGCAAGCGCGGCCCGGCCTTTACGGTAACGCACCGGCTCGTTCTCTCCATCGCCCTGCCGATGACGCTCGCCTTCATGACGACGCCGCTGCTAGGGCTGACCGACACCGCCGTGGTGGGCCAACTGGGGCAGCCAGACGCGCTGGCAGGCCTGGCGATCGGTGCAGTGCTGTTCGACCTCATCTTTGCCAGCTTCAATTTCCTGCGGGCCTCGACAACGGGCCTCACTGCCCAGGCTTACGGGCGCGGCGACCTGACCGAGCAGCAGGCGATCTTCTGGCGGGCGCTTGTATCGGCGCTCGTCTGCGGAGCGGTGCTCCTGCTTCTGTCGCCGCTTTTGCTCTTGGCCGGCCTGAAGCTGATGGGGCCGGAGGGTGGCGTCGCTGTCGCCACGCGCAGCTATTTCTCGATCCGCATGCTGTCCGGACCGGCCGCTCTTGCCAACTACGCCATTCTCGGCTTCGTGCTCGGTCGCGGCCAGGGCAGCATCGGCCTTTTCCTGCAGACGCTGATCAACGGCATCAACATCGTTCTGGCGCTGGTGCTCGGGCTCTGGCTCGGATGGGGCGTTGCGGGTGTCGCCTGGGGAACGATGATCGGCGAGACGATCGGCGCTGTGGCTGGCCTGATGATCGTGCTGCGTGGGTTTGTCGGCGTCCCCCGGCCATCGCGATCCGATATTCTCTCGCGGGAGAAGCTCGGCCAGCTGTTCGGGCTCAATCGCGATATCCTGATCCGTACCTTCGTGCTCCTCGGCGCTTTTACGCTAATGACCCGTATCGGCGGTCATTTTGGCGCGGTGACGCTGGCCGCCAATGCGGTTTTGATGAATTTCGTGCTGATCTCCGCATTCTATCTCGACGGCCTTGCCAATGCCGCCGAGCAGATTACCGGCAGGGCCATCGGCGCCGGCGACAGGACGGCCTTTGATCGCGGCCTGAAACTGACCATCCTCTGGTCGTTCGGGCTGGCAGGCCTTGCTGCCATTGTCTTCCTCGTCTTCGGAGCCTCGATCATCGGCGTGCTGACCACCTCGCCCGATGTGAGGGCGATGGCCCTGAAATACCTGCCCTACGCCGCGATTTCAGGGCTGACCGGTGCGCTTGCCTATCTGATGGACGGCGTGTTCATCGGCGCCACCTGGTCGGGCGAGATGCGCAACCGCATGCTGCTGTCGTTCCTCTGCTATCTCGCAGCACTCGCCGTCCTCGTGCCCTCGTTCGGCAATGCCGGCCTCTGGCTGTCGCTGAACGGCTTTCTGCTGTTTCGCGGCTTCTTTCTCGCCACCCGCCTGAAACCGAAGGCCGATCAGACCTTCCAACTGGCCCAGTAG
- a CDS encoding tellurite resistance TerB family protein, producing the protein MNAQLSAQDALIYVMVMASAVDRTMNDRELGRIGELIEALPVFKGFDEDRLIAVSRDCATLLSGAEGLDIVLETIRDAVPPRLYDTAYAVAVEVAAADLSVTAEELRLLAMLRDRLQLDKLTCAAIERSAIARYRKA; encoded by the coding sequence ATGAATGCACAGCTTTCCGCCCAGGACGCCCTGATCTACGTCATGGTCATGGCTTCAGCCGTCGACCGTACCATGAACGACCGGGAGCTGGGCCGGATCGGCGAGCTGATCGAGGCATTGCCGGTTTTCAAAGGCTTTGACGAGGATCGCTTGATCGCCGTATCGCGTGATTGTGCGACCTTGCTCTCGGGCGCCGAGGGGCTGGACATCGTGCTGGAGACGATCCGCGACGCCGTGCCGCCCCGCCTCTACGACACCGCATACGCGGTTGCAGTCGAGGTCGCCGCTGCCGATCTTTCGGTGACTGCCGAAGAGCTGCGGTTGCTGGCGATGCTGCGCGACCGGTTGCAACTCGACAAGCTCACCTGCGCTGCAATCGAGCGCAGTGCAATTGCCCGCTACCGCAAGGCCTGA
- a CDS encoding CAP domain-containing protein: MTLENSLLTRRNALRLGGVALVAGVASCATKPLPVARNLPGADQTAAALPLVNALRAQHGLPPLAIDPAATDAALYQAKRMANLRKMAHLIGFGDDFGRRVKASGVKLPAAENIAEGQRSVNAVVNAWIHSPHHLENMLGPYTGLGVAVSPGFAPGQMPYWSMVLSRL; encoded by the coding sequence ATGACCCTGGAAAATTCCCTCCTGACCCGGCGCAATGCATTGCGCCTCGGCGGCGTTGCGCTTGTCGCCGGTGTTGCAAGCTGCGCCACCAAGCCCCTGCCCGTCGCCAGAAACCTTCCCGGTGCTGACCAGACGGCCGCAGCCCTGCCGCTAGTAAATGCCCTTCGTGCGCAACATGGCCTGCCACCTCTCGCCATCGATCCCGCAGCCACCGATGCGGCGCTCTACCAAGCCAAGCGCATGGCAAACCTCAGGAAGATGGCGCACCTGATCGGCTTTGGCGACGATTTTGGCCGACGGGTGAAGGCCAGCGGCGTCAAGCTGCCGGCTGCGGAAAACATTGCCGAGGGCCAGCGCAGCGTCAATGCGGTGGTCAATGCCTGGATACATTCGCCGCATCACCTCGAAAACATGCTAGGCCCCTATACCGGTCTCGGCGTTGCGGTATCGCCAGGTTTTGCTCCCGGTCAGATGCCCTATTGGTCTATGGTACTGTCTCGCCTCTAG
- a CDS encoding transporter substrate-binding domain-containing protein, giving the protein MMRRFKSPLNLRGFYTVCAIFSSFLMPQSTFADEKPVGNLPILFDSRERLPKPDLSSLVRLRFLTATDFPPFNFLDQSGKLAGFHVDLAREICAELAIADRCQIQALPFGELRPALAASQGDAVLAGIAVTADLRNQFAFSRPYLMLPARFVRNLKADLPGTTAAALSGKRVGVIKATAHAAMLKAFFPAITAVEFDDSAQLLSAVKSGSVDAAFADGLQLSFWTTSPAAEKCCALFDGPYLSQQFLGEGMTVMLRQQDTDLTAAINHALATLSRNGRLQEIYRRYFPTSLY; this is encoded by the coding sequence ATCATGCGCAGGTTTAAATCACCCCTCAATTTAAGGGGTTTTTACACGGTATGCGCGATATTTTCATCTTTTCTCATGCCGCAGTCAACCTTTGCCGATGAAAAGCCTGTTGGCAACCTGCCAATCCTGTTCGATTCCCGTGAGCGATTGCCAAAACCCGATCTTTCGTCGCTGGTTCGCCTGCGTTTTCTGACCGCAACCGACTTCCCGCCTTTCAATTTTCTGGACCAGTCCGGAAAGCTTGCCGGCTTCCATGTCGATCTCGCTCGCGAAATCTGCGCAGAATTGGCAATTGCCGACAGATGCCAGATCCAGGCATTGCCGTTCGGCGAACTTCGTCCGGCGCTTGCCGCATCGCAGGGCGACGCCGTGCTCGCCGGCATCGCGGTGACAGCGGATCTGCGAAACCAGTTCGCTTTCTCGAGGCCCTATCTGATGTTGCCGGCGCGCTTCGTCCGCAATCTCAAAGCCGACCTCCCCGGAACTACGGCGGCGGCGCTTTCGGGCAAGCGCGTCGGCGTGATCAAGGCAACAGCGCATGCAGCGATGCTCAAGGCCTTCTTTCCGGCCATCACGGCTGTTGAATTCGACGACAGCGCGCAGCTTTTGTCAGCCGTGAAAAGCGGTTCGGTGGATGCAGCCTTTGCCGACGGGCTGCAATTGTCCTTCTGGACAACATCGCCTGCGGCAGAGAAATGCTGCGCCCTCTTCGACGGCCCCTATCTTTCGCAACAGTTTCTCGGCGAAGGGATGACCGTCATGTTGCGTCAGCAGGATACCGATCTGACGGCAGCCATCAACCACGCGCTGGCGACGTTATCGCGCAACGGTCGCCTTCAGGAAATCTATCGACGCTATTTCCCGACCAGCCTCTATTAG
- a CDS encoding DUF6460 domain-containing protein, whose translation MSDQVNRFLGDSLGRTIVKLIVVSLIVGFVMKIFGWRPMDLIENVRHFILELWHTGFAALGSIGDYLLLGATIVIPLFILFRIFNYRN comes from the coding sequence ATGTCAGATCAGGTGAACAGGTTTCTCGGAGACTCGCTGGGGCGGACGATCGTCAAGCTCATCGTCGTGTCGCTGATCGTCGGATTCGTGATGAAGATCTTCGGTTGGCGGCCGATGGATCTGATCGAAAATGTCCGCCATTTCATTCTCGAACTCTGGCACACGGGCTTTGCAGCGCTTGGCAGTATTGGCGATTACCTGCTGCTTGGAGCGACGATCGTCATTCCGCTTTTCATCCTCTTCCGCATCTTCAACTATCGAAACTGA